One Laribacter hongkongensis DSM 14985 genomic region harbors:
- a CDS encoding FeoC-like transcriptional regulator, producing MLIALREALQARRLASLDELAGTLGVPAATVEALLAHWQRKGRIAVEPAPCQGGSCGGCSARACHYYRWLDTPAAPFIAIRSDSSPPPT from the coding sequence ATGCTGATTGCCCTGCGCGAAGCCTTGCAGGCCCGCAGGCTGGCTTCGCTGGACGAGCTGGCCGGTACGCTGGGCGTGCCGGCCGCCACGGTCGAGGCCCTGCTGGCGCACTGGCAGCGCAAGGGCCGTATCGCCGTCGAGCCGGCGCCTTGCCAGGGCGGCAGTTGCGGTGGTTGCAGCGCCCGCGCCTGTCATTACTACCGCTGGCTCGACACACCTGCCGCGCCGTTCATTGCCATCCGTTCCGACAGTTCCCCTCCCCCGACCTGA
- a CDS encoding FeoA family protein translates to MELEHLGQLKPGDRATVAGLGEAARPFRRKLLAMGITPGCTVEVVRVAPLGDPIEVSLRGFRLCLRHSEAAVVSVQREAA, encoded by the coding sequence ATGGAGCTTGAGCATCTGGGGCAACTCAAACCGGGCGATCGCGCCACCGTCGCGGGCCTGGGAGAAGCGGCACGCCCCTTCCGCCGCAAACTGCTGGCCATGGGCATCACCCCGGGCTGCACGGTTGAAGTCGTACGCGTCGCGCCGCTCGGCGACCCGATCGAAGTTTCGCTGCGCGGCTTTCGCCTGTGCCTGCGCCACAGCGAAGCTGCCGTGGTATCCGTCCAGCGGGAGGCCGCATGA
- the moaC gene encoding cyclic pyranopterin monophosphate synthase MoaC, translating into MSSPLTHFDPAGQAHMVDVGSKPESARVAVAEGCIRMQPATFALVESGGHKKGDVLGIARVAAIMGAKQTPALIPLCHPIALTRVAVTFDLDRQASSVRCQVTAETVGKTGVEMEALTAVNVALLTIYDMCKAVDRGMVMEGVRLLEKAGGKSGHWTATQE; encoded by the coding sequence ATGAGCTCTCCCCTGACGCATTTCGATCCGGCCGGACAGGCCCACATGGTGGATGTCGGCAGCAAGCCCGAATCCGCCCGTGTCGCCGTGGCCGAAGGGTGCATCCGCATGCAGCCGGCCACTTTTGCCCTGGTCGAATCCGGCGGGCACAAGAAAGGCGACGTGCTGGGCATTGCCCGTGTTGCCGCCATCATGGGGGCCAAACAGACACCGGCACTGATTCCGCTGTGCCACCCGATTGCCCTGACCCGTGTTGCGGTAACGTTTGACCTTGATCGCCAGGCCAGCAGTGTCCGCTGCCAGGTCACGGCCGAAACGGTCGGCAAGACCGGCGTCGAAATGGAGGCGCTGACGGCGGTCAACGTGGCACTCCTGACCATCTACGATATGTGCAAGGCAGTCGACCGCGGCATGGTCATGGAGGGCGTGCGACTGCTGGAAAAAGCCGGTGGCAAGTCCGGCCACTGGACTGCTACGCAGGAATGA
- the lpxC gene encoding UDP-3-O-acyl-N-acetylglucosamine deacetylase produces the protein MIHQRTLKAPVTASGVGLHSGDRIRLTLRPAPPDTGIVFRRTDLPEAADILCSPELVNDTRLSSTLVTPDGVRVGTIEHLMSALAGLGIDNLYVEMTAQETPIMDGSAAPFIYLLQTAGIVEQPAKKRFIRVLEPVGVAEGDKWVRLEPYDGFQVSLEISFDHPAFRLAPQKVDIDFARTSYIDEIARARTFGFMYEVETMARMGLGRGGSLDNAIVIDDEFVLNRDGLRFPDEFVRHKILDAIGDLYIIGHPLIAAFSGYKSGHAMNNQLLRQLLARPSAWEYVTFSHSEDVPSSFHRIPHLA, from the coding sequence ATGATCCATCAGCGCACTCTCAAGGCTCCGGTCACTGCCAGCGGAGTCGGGTTGCACTCGGGCGACCGTATCCGGCTGACGCTCCGGCCGGCACCGCCCGACACCGGAATCGTCTTCCGGCGGACCGACCTGCCCGAAGCCGCGGACATCCTGTGTTCGCCCGAACTGGTCAACGACACGCGCCTCTCCTCAACGCTGGTCACGCCCGACGGCGTGCGTGTCGGAACCATCGAGCACCTCATGAGTGCGCTGGCCGGGCTGGGTATCGACAACCTGTACGTGGAAATGACGGCGCAGGAAACGCCGATCATGGACGGCAGTGCCGCACCTTTCATCTATCTGCTGCAAACGGCCGGCATCGTCGAACAACCGGCGAAAAAGCGCTTTATCCGGGTACTGGAGCCAGTCGGTGTGGCCGAAGGTGACAAATGGGTCCGGCTGGAGCCGTACGACGGCTTCCAGGTCTCGCTGGAAATCTCGTTTGACCATCCGGCCTTCCGGCTGGCACCGCAAAAAGTCGACATCGACTTTGCCCGGACCAGCTACATCGACGAAATCGCCCGTGCCCGCACCTTCGGCTTCATGTACGAAGTCGAAACCATGGCCAGGATGGGCCTGGGGCGCGGCGGCAGTCTCGACAACGCCATCGTGATCGATGACGAATTCGTCCTCAACCGGGACGGGTTGCGTTTTCCGGACGAGTTCGTCCGGCACAAGATCCTCGACGCCATCGGCGACCTTTACATCATCGGTCATCCGCTGATCGCGGCCTTCAGCGGCTACAAATCCGGCCACGCCATGAACAACCAGCTGTTGCGCCAGCTGCTGGCCCGGCCGTCCGCATGGGAATACGTGACCTTCAGTCATTCCGAGGATGTGCCGTCGAGTTTTCACCGCATTCCTCATCTGGCGTAG
- the ftsZ gene encoding cell division protein FtsZ: MSMMIYEMVQDDAPAQQAVIKVIGVGGGGCNAVNNMIIAGVRGVEFIAANTDADSLAQNRAPTRIQLGQTLTKGLGAGSKPEVGRNSALEDRERIADALHGTDMVFIAAGMGGGTGTGAAPVVAEVAKEIGVLTVAVVTRPFVFEGAKRVGVATQGIDELKKNVDSLIVIPNQKLMDVLGDDVTMRDAFRAADDVLKGAVAGVAEVITTPGFVNVDFADVRTVMSLNGMAMMGTASASGIDRARVAAEEAVASPLLDDITLVGARGLLVNISTAPGCLKMKEYSEIMEIITQLADAEADMKFGTAEVEGMPEEEIRVTLIATGLAPNKKGREERNTRLEVVRTGTDDVPLEIGNSEAPPQALRSGRRVTSTADFANPSVMENYDIPAFLRKQAD; the protein is encoded by the coding sequence ATGAGCATGATGATTTACGAGATGGTGCAGGACGATGCACCGGCCCAGCAGGCCGTCATCAAGGTCATCGGTGTGGGGGGCGGTGGTTGCAATGCCGTCAACAACATGATCATTGCCGGTGTGCGCGGCGTGGAGTTCATTGCCGCCAATACCGATGCTGACTCGCTGGCGCAAAACCGGGCGCCGACCCGCATCCAGCTGGGCCAGACCCTGACCAAGGGCCTGGGTGCCGGCTCCAAGCCGGAAGTCGGCCGCAATTCGGCCCTGGAAGACCGCGAGCGCATCGCGGACGCCCTGCACGGTACCGACATGGTGTTCATCGCGGCCGGCATGGGCGGCGGAACCGGGACCGGTGCGGCCCCGGTGGTGGCTGAAGTGGCCAAGGAAATCGGCGTGCTGACCGTTGCCGTGGTGACCCGTCCCTTCGTGTTCGAAGGTGCCAAGCGGGTCGGTGTGGCGACCCAGGGCATTGACGAGCTGAAGAAGAACGTCGATTCGCTGATCGTCATCCCGAACCAGAAGCTGATGGACGTGCTGGGTGACGATGTCACCATGCGCGACGCCTTCCGGGCCGCCGACGACGTGCTCAAGGGCGCCGTGGCCGGGGTGGCGGAAGTGATCACCACGCCGGGTTTCGTGAACGTCGACTTTGCTGACGTGCGCACGGTGATGAGCCTGAACGGCATGGCCATGATGGGTACTGCCTCGGCTTCCGGCATTGACCGCGCCCGCGTGGCGGCCGAAGAGGCCGTGGCCAGCCCGCTGCTGGACGACATTACGCTGGTGGGCGCCCGCGGGCTGCTGGTCAACATTTCGACCGCGCCGGGTTGCCTGAAGATGAAGGAATACAGCGAGATCATGGAGATCATCACCCAGCTTGCCGACGCCGAAGCCGACATGAAGTTCGGTACGGCCGAAGTCGAAGGCATGCCGGAAGAAGAAATCCGGGTGACGCTGATCGCCACCGGTCTGGCACCGAACAAGAAGGGCCGCGAAGAACGCAATACCCGTCTGGAGGTAGTCCGTACCGGTACGGACGATGTGCCGCTGGAAATCGGCAACAGCGAAGCACCGCCGCAGGCCCTGCGCTCCGGTCGCCGGGTGACGTCGACGGCTGATTTTGCCAATCCGTCGGTGATGGAAAACTACGATATTCCGGCATTCCTGCGCAAGCAGGCGGACTGA
- a CDS encoding acyloxyacyl hydrolase, which translates to MRSWTGIGLVVCGLGLGSVAMAGGIRLTGGIGDDSTRFAELGYRGTLMAPRPLAGNWDWSVPWEASIGYWRADHDRPGARSLGIAGITPLVRISRPLGDDSRFYAEAGIGGYLLSHAALNDSEHYGSSFQFGSSLGFGLAWGRDQRWQAGYRFRHVSNGGIASENSGMNLHGLQLGYNY; encoded by the coding sequence ATGCGTTCATGGACAGGTATCGGGCTGGTCGTCTGCGGACTCGGGCTGGGCAGCGTCGCCATGGCCGGGGGCATCAGGCTGACTGGCGGCATCGGTGACGACAGTACGCGTTTTGCCGAACTGGGTTATCGCGGCACCCTGATGGCGCCCCGGCCGCTGGCCGGTAACTGGGACTGGTCGGTGCCGTGGGAAGCCAGCATCGGTTACTGGAGGGCCGATCATGACAGGCCGGGAGCCCGCTCTTTGGGCATTGCCGGCATCACGCCGCTGGTGCGCATCTCGCGCCCGTTGGGAGACGACAGCCGTTTTTACGCCGAAGCCGGCATCGGTGGCTATCTGCTGAGCCATGCCGCGCTGAACGACAGCGAACACTATGGCAGCAGTTTCCAGTTCGGCAGCAGCCTTGGCTTCGGCCTGGCCTGGGGCCGGGACCAGCGCTGGCAGGCCGGCTATCGTTTCCGCCATGTTTCCAATGGCGGCATTGCTTCCGAAAACTCCGGCATGAACCTGCACGGCTTGCAGCTGGGCTACAACTATTGA
- the feoB gene encoding Fe(2+) transporter permease subunit FeoB: MKARTLALVGNPNCGKTTLFNALTGAHQRVGNWPGITVERKLGHFSVDGQPYDLVDLPGTYAIDSQNAGISEDERIARDYAVSGEADLLINVVDASNLQRNLYLTLQLLELGRPMLVVLNLIDVVHDRGEQLDLAALESALDCPVIAVSASSGTGLSALRQAIARATARAPRPAATLGATLEQWLEQQQARQPGRTRQQWVADLECGRLPAGQWPELHGEDVDIVVASSRYEQIDNLCRQVITRPGSASISTTERLDRIVLSRVFGIPIFLLSMYLMFLLAINLGAVFIDFFDGLTGTLLVDGTAHLLGLAGAPEWLTAILAHGVGGGIQTVSTFIPVVMAMFLCLAFLEDSGYLARAAMVIDRAMRAIGLPGKAFVPMLVGFGCNVPAIMGTRTLDSTRDRLTAIMMVPFMSCGARLPVYALFAAVFFPSNGQNVVFGLYLLGIAMAILTGLAMKRTLLPGEATPFVMELPPYRLPNLRGVLTHTWMRLRSFVVNAGRVIVCVVVVLSLFNSLGTDGSFGNENSDKSVLSAVGRSITPVFTPMGIQPDNWPATVGLFTGIFAKEAVVGTLDALYSQLARNAGGEHADAKDAGYDPVAGIEAAFATIPANLAGLSDAVLDPLGLKVASEDQGSLAEDKNLHESTFGQMAQLFGGASAGLAYLVFVLLYTPCVAAMGAVWREAGPRWAVIVAGWTFALAWGTATLTYQTSRLTTHPGEAGGWMAAVLVCAALALLVLRQIGQRGMAPELATAEGCGGSGCGKCSC; the protein is encoded by the coding sequence ATGAAGGCACGCACACTCGCACTGGTCGGTAATCCCAACTGCGGCAAGACCACCCTTTTCAACGCGCTGACCGGAGCCCACCAGCGCGTCGGCAACTGGCCCGGCATTACCGTCGAGCGCAAGCTCGGACACTTTAGCGTCGACGGCCAGCCTTACGACCTGGTCGACCTGCCCGGCACCTATGCCATCGACAGCCAGAATGCCGGCATTTCCGAAGACGAACGCATCGCCCGCGACTACGCCGTCAGCGGCGAAGCCGACCTGCTCATCAACGTCGTCGACGCCTCCAACCTGCAACGCAACCTGTACCTGACCCTGCAACTGCTGGAACTGGGCCGGCCGATGCTGGTCGTGCTCAACCTGATCGACGTCGTGCACGACCGGGGCGAGCAGCTCGACCTCGCCGCGCTGGAATCCGCCCTCGACTGCCCGGTCATCGCCGTCAGCGCCAGCAGCGGCACCGGCCTGTCAGCCCTGCGCCAGGCGATAGCCCGCGCCACCGCCCGTGCTCCCCGTCCTGCCGCCACCCTCGGCGCCACACTGGAACAGTGGCTGGAACAGCAACAGGCCCGGCAGCCGGGACGTACCCGCCAGCAGTGGGTAGCCGACCTCGAATGCGGCCGCCTGCCCGCCGGCCAATGGCCGGAACTGCACGGCGAAGACGTCGACATCGTGGTGGCCAGCTCGCGCTACGAGCAGATCGACAACCTGTGCCGCCAGGTCATCACCCGGCCCGGCAGCGCCAGCATCAGCACCACCGAGCGGCTTGACCGCATCGTGCTCTCGCGCGTGTTCGGCATCCCCATTTTCCTGCTGTCGATGTACCTGATGTTCCTGCTGGCCATCAACCTCGGCGCCGTGTTCATCGACTTCTTCGACGGCCTGACCGGCACCCTGCTGGTCGACGGCACGGCCCACCTGCTCGGGCTGGCCGGCGCACCGGAGTGGCTGACCGCCATCCTCGCCCACGGCGTCGGCGGCGGTATCCAGACCGTGTCCACCTTCATCCCGGTGGTCATGGCCATGTTCCTGTGCCTCGCCTTCCTTGAAGATTCCGGCTACCTCGCCCGCGCCGCCATGGTGATCGACCGGGCCATGCGCGCCATCGGCCTGCCGGGCAAGGCTTTCGTGCCGATGCTGGTCGGTTTCGGCTGCAACGTGCCGGCCATCATGGGCACCCGCACGCTCGACAGCACCCGCGACCGCCTGACCGCCATCATGATGGTGCCCTTCATGTCCTGCGGCGCCCGCCTGCCGGTCTACGCCCTGTTTGCCGCCGTGTTCTTCCCCAGCAACGGCCAGAACGTCGTGTTCGGCCTCTACCTGCTGGGCATCGCCATGGCGATCCTGACCGGGCTGGCCATGAAGCGCACCCTGCTGCCGGGCGAAGCCACGCCGTTCGTGATGGAACTGCCACCCTACCGCCTGCCCAACCTGCGCGGCGTGCTCACCCACACCTGGATGCGCCTGCGCTCGTTCGTGGTCAACGCCGGCCGCGTCATCGTCTGCGTCGTGGTGGTACTGAGCCTGTTCAACTCGCTGGGTACCGACGGCAGCTTCGGCAACGAAAACAGCGACAAGTCCGTGCTGTCGGCCGTGGGCCGCTCCATTACCCCGGTGTTTACCCCGATGGGCATCCAGCCGGACAACTGGCCGGCCACCGTAGGCCTGTTTACCGGCATCTTTGCCAAGGAAGCCGTGGTCGGCACGCTGGATGCCCTCTACAGCCAGCTGGCCCGCAATGCCGGCGGCGAACACGCCGACGCCAAAGACGCCGGTTACGATCCGGTTGCCGGCATCGAGGCGGCATTCGCCACCATTCCGGCCAACCTGGCCGGCCTGTCGGATGCCGTGCTGGACCCTCTGGGCCTGAAAGTGGCCAGCGAAGACCAGGGCTCGCTGGCCGAAGACAAGAACCTGCACGAAAGCACCTTTGGCCAGATGGCACAGCTGTTTGGCGGCGCCAGCGCCGGCCTTGCCTACCTCGTGTTCGTGCTGCTCTACACCCCGTGCGTGGCCGCCATGGGTGCAGTCTGGCGCGAAGCCGGACCACGCTGGGCCGTCATCGTCGCTGGCTGGACCTTCGCGCTGGCATGGGGTACGGCCACGCTGACCTACCAGACCAGCCGCCTCACCACGCATCCGGGCGAAGCCGGAGGCTGGATGGCCGCCGTATTGGTCTGCGCCGCACTGGCCTTGCTGGTATTGCGCCAGATCGGCCAGCGCGGCATGGCACCGGAACTGGCCACCGCCGAAGGTTGCGGTGGCAGCGGCTGCGGCAAGTGCTCATGCTGA
- the secA gene encoding preprotein translocase subunit SecA, producing the protein MIANILKKVFGSRNDRLLKQYRAVVNRINALESGLQTLDDAALAGKTAEFRARVEKGERLDSLLPEAFAVCREASRRVMGMRHFDVQLIGGMVLHDGKIAEMRTGEGKTLVATLPAYLNALAGKGVHVVTVNDYLASRDAGIMAPLYNFLGLSVGVNLSQMPHDAKQDAYAADITYGTNNEFGFDYLRDNMVYSPAERVQKPLSFAIVDEVDSILIDEARTPLIISGPADDNVDMYRRMNAIPALLVRQQAEDGEGDYWVDEKAHTVMLSEAGFEHAEAALVAADLLKEGESLYSAANITLMHHLMAALRAHALFHRDQHYVVQDGEIVIVDEFTGRLMAGRRWSEGLHQAVEAKEGVNINRENQTLASITFQNYFRLYKKLAGMTGTADTEAYEFQQIYGLETVVIPTNRPMVRKDSLDLVYRTGQEKYNAILADITDCHQRGQPVLVGTTSIENSELLAGLLKQAGLPHNVLNAKEHAREADIIVQAGRPGVVTVATNMAGRGTDIVLGGNIAPEIKAIESDESLTADDRAQRIAALKAEWQARHDAVLAAGGLHIIGTERHESRRIDNQLRGRSGRQGDPGSSRFYLSLEDPLLRIFASERVSAIMQRLNMPEGEAIEHSWVTRAIENAQRKVEGRNFDIRKQLLEYDDVANDQRRVIYQQRNEILESEEVSDMIAAMRDDVLSQLFDTWMPPQSIEEQWDAAGLMRVLEADYQISVPLADWIKAEPNAELDTFKIRILEQARALYDEKVAAVGAASMQQFERAVLLQHFDGAWREHLAALDHLRQGIHLRGYAQKNPKQEYKREAFELFSLMLDRIKREVTQIVATVQIRSPEEAAAAEAFEHEERPMTYRHDEFTVEGDEAGEGNPFTAEKLAAAGVRVGRNDPCPCGSGKRYKQCHGRLA; encoded by the coding sequence ATGATTGCCAATATCCTCAAGAAAGTATTTGGCAGCCGCAATGACCGGCTGCTCAAGCAATACCGTGCGGTGGTCAACCGCATCAACGCTCTCGAATCCGGTCTGCAAACGCTGGATGACGCAGCACTGGCCGGCAAGACGGCCGAGTTCCGCGCCCGCGTCGAGAAGGGCGAGCGGCTCGACAGCCTGCTGCCCGAAGCCTTCGCGGTCTGCCGCGAAGCCAGCCGCCGCGTCATGGGCATGCGGCACTTCGACGTCCAGCTGATCGGCGGCATGGTCCTGCACGACGGCAAGATCGCCGAAATGCGCACCGGCGAAGGCAAGACCTTGGTCGCCACCCTGCCGGCCTACCTCAATGCCCTGGCCGGCAAGGGCGTGCACGTGGTCACGGTCAACGATTACCTGGCCAGCCGCGACGCCGGCATCATGGCGCCGCTCTACAACTTCCTGGGCCTGAGCGTCGGCGTCAACCTGTCGCAGATGCCGCACGACGCCAAGCAGGACGCCTACGCCGCCGACATCACCTACGGCACCAACAACGAGTTCGGCTTTGACTACCTGCGCGACAACATGGTCTACAGCCCGGCCGAGCGCGTACAGAAGCCGTTATCGTTTGCCATCGTCGACGAAGTGGACTCGATCCTGATCGACGAGGCCCGTACGCCGCTGATCATCTCCGGCCCGGCCGACGACAACGTCGACATGTACCGGCGCATGAACGCCATCCCGGCCCTCTTGGTGCGCCAGCAGGCCGAAGACGGCGAAGGCGATTACTGGGTGGACGAAAAAGCCCACACCGTCATGTTGTCCGAAGCCGGCTTCGAACATGCCGAAGCCGCCCTGGTGGCCGCCGACCTGCTCAAGGAAGGCGAGAGCCTCTACTCCGCGGCCAACATCACCCTGATGCACCACCTGATGGCCGCCCTGCGCGCCCACGCGCTCTTCCACCGCGACCAGCATTACGTGGTGCAGGATGGTGAAATCGTCATCGTCGACGAATTCACCGGCCGCCTGATGGCCGGGCGCCGCTGGAGCGAAGGCCTGCACCAGGCCGTGGAAGCCAAGGAAGGCGTCAACATCAACCGCGAGAACCAGACGCTCGCCTCGATCACCTTCCAGAACTACTTCCGCCTCTACAAGAAGCTCGCCGGCATGACCGGTACGGCCGATACCGAGGCCTACGAATTCCAGCAGATCTACGGCCTTGAAACCGTGGTGATCCCGACCAACCGGCCGATGGTGCGCAAGGACAGCCTCGATCTCGTCTACCGCACCGGGCAGGAAAAGTACAACGCCATCCTCGCCGACATCACCGACTGCCACCAGCGCGGCCAGCCGGTGCTGGTCGGCACCACCAGCATCGAAAACTCGGAACTGCTGGCCGGACTCCTGAAACAGGCCGGACTGCCGCACAACGTGCTCAACGCCAAGGAACATGCCCGCGAAGCCGACATCATCGTCCAGGCCGGCCGGCCCGGCGTGGTCACCGTGGCTACCAACATGGCCGGTCGCGGTACCGACATCGTGCTGGGCGGCAACATCGCCCCCGAGATCAAGGCCATCGAAAGCGACGAATCGCTGACGGCAGACGACAGGGCACAACGCATCGCTGCCCTCAAGGCTGAATGGCAGGCCCGCCACGATGCCGTGCTGGCCGCCGGCGGCCTGCACATCATCGGCACCGAGCGCCACGAATCGCGCCGGATCGACAACCAGCTGCGCGGCCGTTCCGGCCGCCAGGGCGACCCGGGCAGCTCGCGTTTCTACCTGTCGCTGGAAGACCCGCTGCTGCGGATTTTCGCCTCCGAGCGCGTCAGCGCCATCATGCAGCGCCTCAACATGCCCGAGGGCGAGGCGATCGAGCACAGCTGGGTCACCCGGGCGATCGAAAACGCCCAGCGCAAGGTCGAAGGCCGCAACTTCGACATCCGCAAGCAACTGCTCGAATACGACGATGTTGCCAACGACCAGCGTCGCGTGATCTACCAGCAGCGCAACGAAATCCTCGAATCCGAAGAAGTCAGCGACATGATCGCCGCCATGCGCGACGACGTGCTGTCGCAGCTGTTCGATACCTGGATGCCGCCGCAGTCGATCGAGGAGCAGTGGGACGCGGCCGGCCTGATGCGGGTGCTGGAGGCCGACTACCAGATCAGCGTGCCGCTGGCCGACTGGATCAAGGCCGAACCGAATGCCGAGCTCGATACCTTCAAGATCCGCATCCTCGAGCAGGCCCGGGCGCTGTACGACGAAAAGGTGGCTGCTGTCGGTGCCGCCAGCATGCAGCAGTTCGAGCGTGCGGTGCTGTTGCAGCACTTTGACGGTGCCTGGCGCGAACACCTGGCTGCACTCGACCACCTGCGTCAGGGCATCCACCTGCGCGGTTACGCGCAGAAGAACCCGAAGCAGGAATACAAGCGTGAGGCGTTTGAACTGTTCAGCCTGATGCTCGACCGCATCAAGCGCGAAGTGACGCAGATCGTGGCCACGGTGCAGATCCGCAGTCCGGAAGAGGCCGCTGCCGCCGAAGCGTTCGAACACGAAGAACGGCCGATGACCTATCGCCACGACGAATTCACCGTCGAAGGCGACGAGGCCGGCGAAGGCAATCCGTTCACCGCCGAAAAACTGGCCGCAGCCGGCGTGCGCGTGGGCCGCAACGACCCGTGCCCGTGCGGTTCCGGCAAACGCTACAAGCAGTGCCACGGGCGCCTCGCCTGA
- a CDS encoding DciA family protein: MSDSATPLDAAGHAPGLAELLARQQLYRRLEADLRRQLPAALAGRIDVSCVHDGGELVLFAPHGAAATRLRATQQRLLTALQAQGWAVRQLTVKVRSTPPSPLRDKQLAIGPAGQDALQQAAGQVAHHPALALALARLLARQGGT; the protein is encoded by the coding sequence ATGAGTGATTCGGCTACCCCGCTGGATGCCGCCGGTCATGCGCCCGGCCTGGCCGAACTGCTGGCCCGGCAGCAGCTGTACCGCCGGCTGGAGGCCGACCTGCGCCGCCAGTTGCCCGCAGCGCTGGCCGGGCGCATCGACGTGTCCTGCGTGCACGATGGTGGAGAGCTGGTGCTGTTTGCTCCGCACGGCGCGGCAGCGACCCGTCTGCGCGCCACCCAGCAGCGCCTGCTGACCGCCTTGCAGGCCCAGGGCTGGGCCGTCCGGCAACTGACGGTCAAGGTCCGGAGCACGCCACCGTCCCCCCTGCGTGACAAGCAGCTGGCCATCGGGCCGGCCGGCCAGGACGCCCTGCAACAGGCAGCCGGTCAGGTGGCACACCATCCGGCACTAGCACTGGCACTGGCCCGGCTCCTGGCCCGTCAAGGCGGAACCTGA
- a CDS encoding adenosylmethionine--8-amino-7-oxononanoate transaminase, producing MSNSDWLARSRAAVWHPCTQMKRHETLPITPVARGDGIWLEDFDGHRFIDAVSSWWVNLFGHGEPRIKAAIQRQMDSLEHVMLAGFTHRPVVELSERLAALSGLGHAFYGSDGASATEIALKMSFHYWKNRGLPWKNRYLHLEGSYHGETVGALAVTDVAVFRDTYAPLIKAGVQLPAPLPRERETPGAAVTRALAALENVLKKQGDELAALIVEPLVQGAAGMRMYPADYLSGARRLCDLYHVHLIADEIAVGFGRTGTLFACEQAAVRPDFLCLSKGITGGFLPLSCVLTTDTVYAAFYDDSVSRAFLHSHSHTGNALACAAALAVLDIFEQDDVLRCNRERAAEFSRHLAPLAAHPRVENFRHRGMIWAFEVSAPRPDFAQVVFADLLRQGCLVRPIGNTVYFMPPYIIEPVHMRQLADAMLVTLERLDRLPALGVAAVPRMA from the coding sequence ATGTCCAATTCCGACTGGCTGGCGCGCAGCCGCGCCGCCGTCTGGCATCCGTGCACGCAGATGAAACGGCACGAAACCCTGCCGATCACTCCGGTGGCGCGGGGCGACGGCATCTGGCTGGAAGATTTTGACGGCCACCGCTTCATCGATGCGGTCAGTTCCTGGTGGGTCAACCTGTTCGGCCACGGTGAGCCGCGCATCAAGGCCGCCATCCAGCGCCAGATGGACAGTCTGGAGCATGTCATGCTGGCCGGTTTCACCCACCGGCCGGTGGTGGAGCTGTCGGAACGGCTGGCTGCCCTGTCGGGGCTGGGACATGCGTTTTACGGTTCCGACGGTGCCAGTGCCACCGAAATCGCCCTGAAAATGAGCTTCCATTACTGGAAAAACCGCGGATTACCGTGGAAAAACCGCTATCTGCACCTGGAAGGCAGCTATCACGGTGAAACTGTCGGCGCGCTGGCCGTGACCGACGTGGCGGTTTTCCGCGATACCTATGCGCCGCTGATCAAGGCCGGCGTCCAGTTGCCGGCACCGCTGCCGCGCGAACGGGAAACCCCCGGAGCCGCCGTCACCCGCGCGCTGGCTGCGCTGGAAAACGTGCTGAAAAAGCAGGGCGACGAACTGGCGGCGCTGATCGTCGAGCCGCTGGTGCAGGGAGCTGCCGGCATGCGCATGTATCCGGCTGACTACCTCAGTGGCGCCCGGCGCCTGTGCGACCTCTATCACGTCCACCTGATCGCCGATGAAATCGCCGTCGGCTTTGGCCGTACCGGCACGCTGTTTGCCTGCGAGCAGGCGGCCGTCCGGCCGGACTTCCTGTGCCTGTCCAAGGGCATTACCGGCGGCTTCCTGCCGCTGTCGTGCGTGCTGACCACCGACACGGTGTACGCGGCGTTCTACGATGATTCCGTCAGCCGCGCCTTCCTGCATTCGCACAGCCATACCGGCAACGCCCTGGCGTGCGCGGCCGCGCTGGCGGTGCTGGACATCTTTGAACAGGACGACGTGCTGCGCTGCAACCGCGAGCGGGCTGCCGAATTCAGCCGCCATCTCGCTCCGCTGGCAGCGCATCCGCGGGTGGAAAACTTCCGCCATCGGGGCATGATCTGGGCCTTCGAGGTCAGCGCGCCGCGGCCGGACTTTGCCCAGGTGGTGTTTGCCGACCTGTTGCGCCAGGGCTGCCTCGTCCGGCCGATCGGCAACACAGTGTATTTCATGCCGCCCTATATCATTGAACCCGTGCACATGCGCCAGCTGGCCGACGCCATGCTCGTGACGCTGGAGCGGCTCGACCGGCTGCCAGCGCTCGGCGTGGCGGCCGTACCGCGCATGGCCTGA